GTGGATCCGGCTTTTTTCGGCTGCGGGGCAGGCCGGACGCTGCTGCGCCTGGCCTGGGAGCGGGCTTTTGCGGCCGGCCTGCCTTTGACGCTTGACGTCAACGAGCAGAACCCGGCAGCAGTGGCCTTTTACCGCCGGATGGGTTTTGTGGTCACCGGCCGTTCGCCCGTGGACAGCGCGGGGCGTCCCTATCCTCTGCTGCATATGGCTGCGGACAGAGGCTGCGCCCGCCTGTTGGCAGGGCGATGTTGTCGTTCTTTCAGTCCTGCGGATCCTGTCGTCGTTCCAGTGCGGCGTTGACGGCCTCGGCCAGGCCGCCCAGGGAGGTTTCCTTGTAGCGG
The sequence above is a segment of the Desulfovibrio legallii genome. Coding sequences within it:
- a CDS encoding GNAT family N-acetyltransferase; translated protein: MVATHAFLSCAAVAEIHIAVRQVYLPGVEDLWLAHCGPGARKGQDGSAGGLRPVGFMGRNGGHVDMLFVDPAFFGCGAGRTLLRLAWERAFAAGLPLTLDVNEQNPAAVAFYRRMGFVVTGRSPVDSAGRPYPLLHMAADRGCARLLAGRCCRSFSPADPVVVPVRR